One window from the genome of uncultured Tateyamaria sp. encodes:
- a CDS encoding FAD-dependent oxidoreductase, protein MPFETAATAPKRIAVIGGGISGMGAAHTLASDHHVTLFEAEPRLGGHARTIMAGKRGDQPVDTGFLVFNYANYPNMAHLFDELDVPVVKSNMSFGASIDGGRLEYGLASLDALFAQRRNAVNPKFLGMVRDVLRFNRNALRVANEDRTRTIAQFLDVMGTGDWFRDYYLLPLSGAIWSTPVDKIMDFPAHAMIQFFENHALLNATGQHQWYTVDGGSIEYVRRIEAAMLGNGVDIRLGAPVQGVRRTAGGGQVKAWGGDWEMFDEVILATHSDDSLRLLEDPTDDERAALGAVKYQPNDVILHRDQNIMPARRQVWSSWVYTEDRGAQSDRIDLTYWLNSLQPIPKDDMHFVTLNTKRTIREELIYDQTVLRHPVYDLAALAAQDQVRAMNGANHTWYCGAWMRHGFHEDGLTAGLDVARALLRTPQLQVAAE, encoded by the coding sequence ATGCCATTTGAAACTGCTGCCACCGCACCGAAACGCATTGCCGTAATCGGGGGTGGGATATCGGGAATGGGGGCCGCCCATACCCTTGCGTCTGATCACCACGTCACCCTGTTCGAAGCCGAGCCGCGATTGGGAGGTCATGCCCGAACCATCATGGCGGGCAAGCGGGGCGATCAGCCTGTCGATACAGGTTTTCTGGTGTTCAACTACGCCAACTATCCCAACATGGCGCACCTGTTTGACGAACTCGATGTGCCGGTTGTCAAATCCAACATGAGCTTTGGCGCGTCCATTGATGGCGGGCGACTGGAGTACGGGCTGGCAAGCCTCGATGCACTCTTTGCCCAGCGCCGCAACGCTGTGAACCCCAAGTTCCTTGGCATGGTGCGTGATGTCCTGCGCTTCAACAGAAATGCATTGCGGGTCGCGAACGAAGACCGCACGCGCACAATCGCACAGTTCCTGGACGTGATGGGCACCGGCGACTGGTTCCGCGACTATTACCTCCTTCCCCTCAGCGGCGCGATCTGGTCCACGCCCGTGGACAAGATCATGGATTTCCCGGCCCATGCCATGATCCAGTTCTTTGAAAATCACGCCTTGCTGAATGCGACGGGGCAGCATCAGTGGTATACGGTTGACGGCGGTTCTATCGAATACGTCCGCCGGATCGAGGCGGCGATGCTGGGCAACGGGGTGGACATCCGCCTTGGCGCGCCCGTGCAAGGCGTACGCCGCACCGCCGGCGGGGGCCAGGTCAAGGCATGGGGCGGGGACTGGGAAATGTTTGACGAGGTGATCCTTGCCACCCATTCCGATGACAGCCTTCGCCTGCTGGAGGATCCCACGGACGATGAACGGGCCGCCCTTGGTGCCGTCAAGTACCAACCCAACGATGTCATCCTGCACCGCGACCAAAACATCATGCCCGCGCGGCGGCAGGTCTGGTCCAGCTGGGTCTATACCGAGGACAGGGGCGCGCAGTCGGACCGCATCGATCTGACCTACTGGCTCAATTCGCTGCAACCGATCCCCAAGGACGACATGCATTTCGTGACCCTGAACACCAAGCGGACGATCCGCGAAGAGTTGATCTATGACCAGACAGTGCTGCGGCACCCGGTCTATGACCTGGCCGCCTTGGCCGCGCAGGATCAGGTTCGCGCCATGAACGGTGCCAATCACACGTGGTACTGCGGTGCATGGATGCGCCACGGGTTCCACGAGGACGGTCTGACCGCCGGTCTGGACGTGGCCCGCGCGTTGTTGCGGACGCCGCAATTGCAGGTAGCTGCGGAATAA
- a CDS encoding DUF1365 domain-containing protein gives MTATIDHIAGVTYHGRKGAIENAFRYSVDYMLLDAEAELRVPRLFGRNTRGLMGLDDVDHGGPPKAGRGAAWVREVLQAHQITGVARIELLAQPKVMGHVFNPVSFWLCRRDDDTLIAVISEVTNTFGDRHSYLVNHSDLRPIAADDRMQATKIFHVSPFQPVEGGYEFRFDIREDRIGVWIDYSRGEGGLIATLTGQRCPLTNRRILRAALRRPFGSRRVLALIHWQALKLWWKRATYRARPLPPSDEVSR, from the coding sequence ATGACCGCTACGATCGATCATATCGCTGGCGTCACCTATCACGGGCGCAAGGGGGCCATCGAGAACGCCTTTCGCTACTCGGTGGATTACATGCTCCTGGATGCAGAGGCCGAGTTGCGCGTGCCGCGCCTGTTTGGGCGGAACACGCGCGGGCTCATGGGACTTGATGATGTCGATCACGGCGGCCCGCCCAAGGCCGGGCGCGGGGCCGCGTGGGTGCGTGAGGTGCTGCAGGCGCACCAGATCACCGGTGTGGCCCGGATCGAATTGCTGGCCCAGCCCAAGGTCATGGGGCACGTTTTCAACCCCGTCAGCTTCTGGCTGTGTCGCCGCGACGACGACACGTTGATTGCCGTCATTTCCGAGGTGACAAACACCTTTGGCGACCGGCACAGCTATCTTGTGAACCATTCTGACCTGCGCCCCATTGCGGCCGATGACCGGATGCAAGCGACCAAGATTTTTCATGTCTCGCCCTTCCAGCCGGTCGAAGGCGGGTATGAATTTCGTTTCGATATTCGCGAGGATCGGATCGGCGTCTGGATCGACTATTCTCGCGGCGAAGGCGGGCTGATTGCCACCCTGACCGGGCAGCGCTGTCCGCTGACCAACAGGCGCATCCTGCGTGCGGCCCTGCGCCGCCCCTTTGGCTCGCGCCGCGTGCTGGCCCTGATCCATTGGCAGGCGCTCAAGCTGTGGTGGAAACGTGCGACATACCGCGCCCGCCCACTGCCCCCGTCCGATGAGGTCTCGCGGTGA